The genomic region ACTTTCGAAAAACTTTTGGGGCGGAATTATAAGCTGTATCCTCGAATTATGGGAGGATGCACTGGCCTATTCGATGGGAATGTATTTTTTCCTCGAGAAAGGACTGGAAATACTGCATGTGTCGGCTTATTTCACTTTTGGGATTACACTTACAATGGGGATTTTGTTCGTGCAGTTCCTCCCTGAAAAACCGGGCCTGCAGCTTGTGCATCTGCTGGCCTTTACGGTTGGATTTGTTGTTTTTGAGGCCATTGTGAAATACGCAGGAATTCTTATCACACCCCACTGGAACTTAACCGCCAGTTTCGTGAATAATCTTCTGATTTTCGGCGGTGTGATGTGGTTCAACGATTTTTTCAAAAAAAGGGCAGGAAAAAGCGGGTGACGGTATGTGGAAATTTTATTGCTTCATAATCCTTGAAGGAATAGCTATTTTTGCATGGTGCAGGTTCATTAAATGGCTGGATGAGAGGGCTGGACGCTGAATTCACGGCGTTGTTATGAATTCGATGATTTTATTTTCGCTGAGCATTTCGGCCAGCTCCCGTGAGTTTTCCGGCGCCTCACCCAGTGCAATGCCGCCGCGCGCAGTGTCCTGCATCTGATGGAAGTCTGAGCCCGCAAGCATTTTAAGGCCGTATTTCTCGGCATATTCGTAGGCTTTTTCGTTGTATGAGTTATGCCTTGGATTGCCGTTATATACTTCAACACCGTGTAAATATTGCGGCTCGGCAGGCGTTATCATCGGCCTGAACGGATGGGCCTGGTAAAGAAGTATGGGTGTATTTTCTATAAGTTTTCTGAAATTTTTTAAGCCCATTTCGTACAGCTTTGGATTCCGGTAGAGAAAATCCGGGTCAAAACCGTAAACAAGATAGTCATTGCTGTTTTCGTCAAATCTGAGTTCTATTCCGAGCAGGACTCTAAGCCCTGTTTTCCTGCCCTCTTCAAGAGCGGTAAAATAGCCCTTCAGGTACTCATCTATTTTTTGGTTCCAGCTCAGATGCGGCAGCCCTTCAAAATATTCCCGTATATAATGATCTGTAATGACGATACCGTGGTAACCCGCTTTTTTATATAATTGCACAACGGTTTTTGCGTCCACCTTCCCACAGGG from Thermoclostridium stercorarium subsp. stercorarium DSM 8532 harbors:
- a CDS encoding PHP domain-containing protein; amino-acid sequence: MKYFKFDTHVHTSETSPCGKVDAKTVVQLYKKAGYHGIVITDHYIREYFEGLPHLSWNQKIDEYLKGYFTALEEGRKTGLRVLLGIELRFDENSNDYLVYGFDPDFLYRNPKLYEMGLKNFRKLIENTPILLYQAHPFRPMITPAEPQYLHGVEVYNGNPRHNSYNEKAYEYAEKYGLKMLAGSDFHQMQDTARGGIALGEAPENSRELAEMLSENKIIEFITTP